The Bacteroidota bacterium genome window below encodes:
- a CDS encoding TlpA family protein disulfide reductase translates to MKKIFYFLLLSPVLLIAQSKTIVSGTIENAANDSIELLIDKNYLSQKITRYKIPVKQNQFYFEFTIDRNYLVDLNYAGQTTKLYLEQNDKLDIKFKAGSLAESIVFTEKGAANNLFLQKFNEQFANDFSIGSMEEKMKTTGVDEFENFIFGNRTKQKKFYEAYPDINLLSEKFKKYIENQIKYTYLGHLLAWPVVNANKSNSILTVAHLPPVMLDELDKKAVSDEEAMISGSYRDFLVWFVTYFASEQNGFNKFTDFTLSAEKKYVVASDHLKGTPLLYYLTRFLLETGEKVNPETVKSIYQRMEKQVSLPKGSSAHRQEETPEYTSIVKDKLGKWMKTKLPKPETAKSNDPSPGNKFRGISGKEVSLADFKGKVVYVDFWASWCGPCRQQFPFSKELHEKLSDKQKKEVVFLYISIDDNEDAWKNTVKQLQLTGEHALSPGGWNSTAARQFQISSIPRYLLIDKKGNVVNPNASRPSDENTLQDILNLLN, encoded by the coding sequence ACGACTCGATAGAATTACTGATCGACAAAAATTACCTTTCACAAAAAATTACCAGGTACAAAATTCCGGTAAAGCAAAATCAATTCTATTTTGAGTTCACTATCGACAGAAACTACCTGGTTGATCTCAATTATGCAGGACAAACCACAAAACTTTACCTGGAACAGAATGACAAACTGGATATAAAATTTAAAGCAGGAAGCCTGGCTGAAAGCATTGTCTTTACTGAAAAAGGTGCTGCCAACAACCTGTTCCTGCAAAAATTCAATGAGCAGTTCGCAAATGATTTTTCAATTGGTTCAATGGAAGAAAAAATGAAAACAACCGGAGTAGATGAGTTTGAAAATTTCATATTCGGCAACAGGACAAAACAAAAAAAGTTTTACGAGGCATACCCCGATATAAATTTATTGTCAGAAAAGTTTAAAAAATATATTGAAAATCAGATCAAATACACTTACCTCGGCCATCTGCTCGCGTGGCCAGTTGTAAACGCTAATAAAAGCAATAGTATTCTTACTGTCGCGCATTTACCCCCAGTGATGCTTGATGAACTTGATAAAAAGGCGGTAAGCGATGAAGAAGCCATGATCAGCGGGTCGTACCGCGATTTTCTTGTGTGGTTTGTCACTTATTTCGCTTCAGAGCAGAACGGATTCAATAAGTTTACTGATTTCACCCTCTCAGCCGAAAAAAAATATGTGGTTGCGAGCGATCACCTGAAAGGCACTCCCCTGCTCTATTACCTTACCCGTTTTTTACTTGAAACAGGCGAAAAAGTAAATCCCGAAACGGTGAAAAGTATTTACCAGCGTATGGAGAAGCAGGTCAGCCTGCCGAAAGGCAGTTCGGCCCACAGGCAGGAAGAAACACCTGAGTATACAAGTATAGTAAAAGATAAACTGGGCAAATGGATGAAAACAAAATTGCCAAAACCCGAAACAGCAAAGTCTAACGATCCATCACCAGGCAATAAGTTCCGTGGCATCAGTGGCAAGGAAGTAAGTCTTGCCGACTTTAAAGGAAAAGTTGTTTATGTCGATTTCTGGGCAAGCTGGTGCGGCCCTTGCCGGCAGCAGTTCCCCTTTAGCAAAGAGCTGCATGAAAAATTAAGCGACAAACAAAAAAAGGAAGTGGTGTTCCTGTATATTTCTATTGACGACAATGAAGATGCCTGGAAAAACACGGTCAAACAATTACAACTTACCGGAGAGCATGCCCTGTCGCCCGGAGGATGGAATTCAACCGCTGCCAGGCAGTTTCAAATAAGCAGCATTCCAAGGTATTTATTGATCGATAAAAAAGGAAATGTAGTAAATCCGAATGCATCAAGGCCAAGTGATGAAAATACGTTGCAGGACATTTTGAATTTACTTAATTAA